The following nucleotide sequence is from Solidesulfovibrio carbinolicus.
CCCTTGCCGAGGCCGGGGCGAAACAAGCCGTGCTCGACGCCTTCGCCACCCACTACGTCAACCAGCTCATTGTCTTTCAATTGCCGCGCCTGACCGCCGCCAATTTCCACGAACTGCTGGAAATCGACGGCCTGGACCGCCTGGGACTGGCCCTGGCCCACGGCCGGGGCGCGGTCATCCCCATCGGCCATTTCGGCCCGACCCAGCTGCCCCTGGCCGCCCTGGGGGCGCTGGGCTTCCCCATGGTCCAGATCGGCCACCTTTCGGACGAGGGCTTGTCGTTTGTCGGCCGCCGCGTGGCCTTCCGCCTGCGGGCGCGCTACGAAGCCCGCATCCCGGCCCGCATCGTGCCGCCCGGGCCGGGCGTGCGCCAGGCGCTCACCCAGCTGCGCGCCGGCGGCGTGGTCATGACCACGGCCGACGACGGCCCGGGCCAGCCTCCCTTCGGCCATCACGCCACGGTGGATTTCCCGGGCGGCGCACTGTCCGTGCCCCTTGGCCCGGCCCGGCTGGCCCTGTCAGCCGGGGCGGCCCTTGTGCCGGGCTTTCTCGAACCCGGACGCGACGCCCCCTTCCGTTTTGTTCTGGACGCGCCCATCGCCACGCCCCGGGACACGGACCGCGACGCGGCCGCCCTGGTCATGACCCGGGAGTTCATGGCCCGCTACGCCGACCGGGTCGCCTCCCGCCCCGGCTGGTGGCATGGCCTGGAAAGCCATCTTTTTCCTTGAAGCCCGCGCCCCCCTCGGACACAATCGCGCCCCAACGCCACCGCCAAAGCGAGCCTGCCCATGAAAAACGCCATGCTGCTGTCCGTCGTCATCCCGGCCTACAACGAAGAAGGCAACATCACCGCCACCATTGACGGCATCCGCGCCGTGCTGCGCCGCGAAGGCGTCCCCTACGAACTGGTGCTGGTCAACGACAACAGCGCCGACGCCACCGGCTCCGTCCTCGACGCCCTGGCCCAGGCCGACCCGGGCGTGGTGGTCGTCCACCGCGAACCGCCGCGCGGCTTCGGCCGGGCCGTGCGCGCCGGCCTGGAACGGGCCAGCGGCGACGTCATCGTCATTTGCATGGCCGACCTGTCCGATGATCCCGAAGACATCATCAAGTACTACCGCAAGATCGAGGAAGGCTACGACTGCGTCTTCGGTTCGCGCTTCATGCGCGGCTCGCGCTGCGTCAATTACCCCAGGCTCAAGCTCTTCGTGAACCGCCTCGTCAACAAGATGATGCAGATCATGTTCTGGACGCGCTTTAATGACCTGACCAATTCCTTCAAGGCCTACCGCTCCTACGTCATCCGCGACATCATGCCGCTCAAGGCTTGCCACTTCAACATCACCATCGAACTGTCGCTCAATACGCTTATTCGCGGCTACACCATCGCCATGGTCCCCATCTCCTGGCAGGGCCGCACCTGGGGCAGCTCCAACCTGCACCTGACCGAAATGGGCCGGCGCTACCTGAGCACCCTGCTGCGGGCCTGGTTCGAGAAAAACCTCATCCTCGACGACCTCATGGCCGAATCCATGGCCCACCGCACCCGGCTGGCCGAAAAGGCCGCCGGCCTCGAAGGCCGCGTCGACTCCCTGGAACGCCGGCTTGCCGCTGTCGAGGCCAGAGTGGAGAATTAAGCTGGGAGAAGAGGAAGATGCCTTGTATGTTTCCCCATCGAGGCTAACTTGACGGGGTCAAGGGGACGATAGGTCGAAATTGCCTTGAGTTTTAAGCTCGAGCCGGAGCCATGATCGTCGTCCCCTTCTTCCATGAAGCCCGAACCGTTGCTTGGGCTAAAAGCCCGTATCACAAGGCTGGGTACTGGAGGATTTTACATGGCTGCTGACTGTTTCATCGGAATTGATGTCTCTAAGGAAACGCTTGATGTCCACACACTTCCCGACGGAAATGACTTTCAATTCGTCAACGACCCCGATGGTATAAAAGCCATCTGCAGAAAATTTTCCAAGTTTCGTCCGACTCTTGTTATCATCGAGGCGACTGGTGGCCTTCAGATTCCTGTTGCCACAGCGTTGAGTCTCAAGAAATTCCCCGTTGTAGTCATCAACCCCCGCCAGGCTCGGGATTTTGCGCGAGCTAAAGGGCGGCTGGCTAAAACGGACAAGATTGACGCTGAGATTCTTGCTCTCTTTGGCAAACAGATGGAGCCTGAAGTACGCCCTTTGAAGGACGAGGAAGCACAAGAAATGAGTTCGCTAATGTCCAGGCGCAACCAACTCATTCGAATGCTCGTCATGGAAAAGAACCGTTTTACTCGTGCTTATGGTTCTGTAAGAACAGATATCGAGAAGAATATTAACTGGCTTGAGGAGCGATTGTCTGAGATCGACACGCATCTTGGCAAAGTAGTAC
It contains:
- a CDS encoding lysophospholipid acyltransferase family protein, with amino-acid sequence MRVRESFSRDLLRLFVWYPLRLVAERLPPRTAMALYRAMGRLHAALSRGRAGRIAIAARAVNPALAEAGAKQAVLDAFATHYVNQLIVFQLPRLTAANFHELLEIDGLDRLGLALAHGRGAVIPIGHFGPTQLPLAALGALGFPMVQIGHLSDEGLSFVGRRVAFRLRARYEARIPARIVPPGPGVRQALTQLRAGGVVMTTADDGPGQPPFGHHATVDFPGGALSVPLGPARLALSAGAALVPGFLEPGRDAPFRFVLDAPIATPRDTDRDAAALVMTREFMARYADRVASRPGWWHGLESHLFP
- a CDS encoding glycosyltransferase family 2 protein; its protein translation is MKNAMLLSVVIPAYNEEGNITATIDGIRAVLRREGVPYELVLVNDNSADATGSVLDALAQADPGVVVVHREPPRGFGRAVRAGLERASGDVIVICMADLSDDPEDIIKYYRKIEEGYDCVFGSRFMRGSRCVNYPRLKLFVNRLVNKMMQIMFWTRFNDLTNSFKAYRSYVIRDIMPLKACHFNITIELSLNTLIRGYTIAMVPISWQGRTWGSSNLHLTEMGRRYLSTLLRAWFEKNLILDDLMAESMAHRTRLAEKAAGLEGRVDSLERRLAAVEARVEN
- a CDS encoding IS110 family RNA-guided transposase — translated: MAADCFIGIDVSKETLDVHTLPDGNDFQFVNDPDGIKAICRKFSKFRPTLVIIEATGGLQIPVATALSLKKFPVVVINPRQARDFARAKGRLAKTDKIDAEILALFGKQMEPEVRPLKDEEAQEMSSLMSRRNQLIRMLVMEKNRFTRAYGSVRTDIEKNINWLEERLSEIDTHLGKVVRASPIWRERDNLLRSVPGVGDVLSRSLLSNLPELGTLNRREIAALVGVAPLNCDSGKRRGKRRVWGGRSDVRSVLYMAVLLAKKYNPVIRDFYNRLKEAGKPHKVAAVASMRKLITILNAMVRSGQPWGQCAHTA